One Flagellimonas sp. CMM7 genomic region harbors:
- a CDS encoding DUF427 domain-containing protein: MKAIWNNTVIAESNDTVVIENNHYFPEESIKKEFFKPSDTHTTCPWKGVASYYSLEVDGKQNADAAWYYPETSELAKSIKGKVAFWKGVTIEA, encoded by the coding sequence ATGAAAGCAATTTGGAACAACACGGTAATAGCAGAAAGTAATGATACAGTAGTTATAGAAAACAATCACTATTTCCCCGAAGAAAGCATTAAAAAGGAATTTTTTAAGCCCAGTGACACACACACGACCTGTCCGTGGAAAGGTGTTGCTTCTTACTATTCATTGGAAGTTGATGGAAAACAAAATGCAGATGCAGCTTGGTATTACCCAGAAACAAGTGAACTTGCAAAATCCATTAAGGGAAAGGTTGCCTTTTGGAAAGGAGTCACCATTGAAGCATAA
- a CDS encoding cell wall metabolism sensor histidine kinase WalK — translation MKNNILSVRFILKLTLSFLAILLLAGIGYTITSIYLSNKYFYETTQRLHANLAQDLIEEKFKDTHPFDSTGTVNKALFGDIMHDMMAVNRAIEVYLLDNSGNVQYSVVLDHDAPETKQKKVNLAPIKKFINEKGSSYTLGDDPKDLSKQTIFSAAHFNKDGHEGYVYIILAGEDFLATRSDLFNSYFMRLGLGGSLLTLVFATLLGILAIWYLTRSLRKIIYAAKRFQQGDLEYRIENAERTDLANVASTYNSMADTILSDIEKIKSVEQLRQELIANISHDLRTPLSIIQGYIETLHMKNDELSAEERAKYLKTVTRSSERLSKLVSQLFEYSKLEANQIQPEKEPFLISELANDIHRNYSLLAEQKNIDLKLSMAEGVPLVFADISLVERAIQNLMDNALKFTPKGGEVTVKIETENDHVEVIIQDSGPGIKKDNQALIFERYRQTKVGQEKEGAGLGLAIVKKIMEIHDSRIKVFSKPNEGTSFSFSLPVYAVN, via the coding sequence ATGAAAAACAATATACTATCTGTTAGATTTATCCTAAAACTCACCCTTTCTTTCTTAGCCATTCTTTTGTTGGCGGGTATTGGATATACGATTACCTCCATCTATTTATCTAATAAGTATTTCTACGAGACCACACAACGTTTACATGCCAATCTTGCACAAGATTTAATTGAAGAAAAATTTAAGGACACTCATCCTTTTGATTCTACTGGAACGGTGAACAAAGCTCTTTTTGGAGACATTATGCACGATATGATGGCCGTGAACCGAGCCATAGAAGTGTATTTATTGGATAATTCTGGAAACGTACAGTATTCAGTTGTCCTTGACCATGATGCCCCAGAAACCAAGCAGAAAAAGGTCAATCTAGCTCCCATAAAAAAGTTCATCAATGAAAAAGGCAGTAGTTATACTTTAGGTGATGACCCTAAAGATTTATCTAAACAAACCATTTTTTCGGCGGCCCATTTTAATAAAGATGGACATGAAGGTTATGTTTACATTATCCTGGCCGGAGAAGATTTTTTAGCTACACGTAGTGATTTATTCAACAGTTATTTTATGCGTTTAGGACTTGGCGGGTCATTGTTAACATTGGTATTTGCAACCCTTTTGGGCATATTGGCCATTTGGTACCTCACCAGAAGTTTGAGGAAAATTATTTATGCCGCCAAACGGTTTCAACAAGGTGATTTAGAATATCGAATTGAAAATGCAGAAAGAACAGATTTGGCCAATGTGGCCAGTACTTATAATAGCATGGCAGACACCATATTATCTGATATTGAAAAAATAAAATCTGTTGAACAGTTACGACAGGAATTGATTGCAAATATTTCCCACGATTTACGCACACCACTATCCATTATACAGGGCTATATTGAAACACTTCACATGAAAAACGATGAGCTTTCTGCTGAGGAACGGGCCAAATATCTAAAAACCGTTACCCGCAGTAGTGAACGTCTTTCCAAATTGGTCTCCCAGCTTTTTGAATACTCAAAGCTGGAGGCCAACCAAATTCAGCCCGAAAAAGAACCTTTTTTAATTAGCGAGTTGGCCAATGATATTCACAGGAACTATTCCTTATTGGCCGAACAAAAGAACATTGATTTAAAGTTATCCATGGCGGAAGGTGTTCCATTGGTTTTTGCTGATATCTCCCTAGTTGAAAGAGCTATCCAAAATTTGATGGATAACGCTTTAAAATTCACTCCGAAAGGTGGTGAGGTTACCGTAAAAATTGAAACGGAAAACGATCATGTCGAGGTGATCATTCAAGATTCCGGTCCAGGAATTAAAAAAGACAATCAAGCATTGATTTTTGAGCGGTACAGACAAACCAAAGTGGGGCAAGAAAAGGAGGGTGCTGGTCTAGGGCTTGCCATTGTAAAGAAAATTATGGAGATACATGATAGTAGAATCAAGGTGTTCAGTAAACCAAATGAAGGCACTTCCTTTAGTTTTAGTCTTCCCGTTTATGCGGTAAACTAG
- a CDS encoding energy transducer TonB encodes MKKELSLICCLFCFSFSNAQSQIEYFPQEQLIHPNNSTEQNHNTYLFNDVKNKMFSVLSQKKNLSAFKKYRNDTINFVLGFIVDAQGRLILEKSDFNCSKSKLLQKFDDDMKEILASLPKFEIINRKPEPVISHHFLYYRFALQGKKSPVLKYIPSADEYLGGVIQEIPIFPGCENLSQEETAQCLQSMMEQHIAKNFIYPSDAYENRISGTVNVVMDITEEGITENLRVLGRPHGSLRKEAFRIIKLLPKMQPGKRNGKPDEFTYSIPVIFQL; translated from the coding sequence ATGAAAAAGGAACTCTCGCTAATTTGTTGTCTGTTTTGCTTTTCCTTTAGTAATGCTCAATCACAGATTGAGTATTTTCCGCAAGAACAGCTGATTCATCCAAATAATTCAACGGAGCAAAATCATAACACCTATTTGTTCAATGACGTAAAAAACAAAATGTTCTCTGTTCTATCACAAAAAAAGAATTTATCAGCTTTTAAGAAATATAGAAATGATACTATCAACTTTGTTCTGGGTTTTATAGTAGATGCCCAAGGCAGGCTAATTCTAGAAAAAAGTGATTTTAATTGTAGCAAGTCAAAACTATTGCAAAAGTTTGATGATGACATGAAAGAAATATTGGCATCGCTTCCAAAATTTGAAATAATCAATAGAAAGCCTGAACCCGTAATCTCCCATCACTTTCTATACTATCGGTTTGCGTTACAGGGCAAAAAAAGTCCAGTTTTAAAATATATTCCTAGTGCAGATGAGTATTTAGGAGGAGTTATTCAAGAAATTCCCATTTTCCCAGGCTGTGAAAATCTTTCACAGGAAGAAACGGCCCAGTGTCTTCAAAGTATGATGGAACAGCATATTGCCAAAAATTTCATTTATCCAAGTGATGCCTATGAAAACAGGATATCTGGGACAGTAAATGTGGTTATGGACATTACTGAAGAGGGGATAACTGAAAACCTACGCGTTCTGGGAAGACCGCATGGATCATTGCGAAAAGAAGCTTTTAGGATAATAAAACTTTTGCCCAAAATGCAACCTGGTAAGCGCAATGGAAAACCAGATGAGTTCACGTATTCCATACCCGTGATATTTCAACTATAA
- a CDS encoding dihydrofolate reductase, whose product MRRLIIIAAAGENNALGINNDLPWHLPDDFKRFKALTTGHKIIMGRKTLESFPKALPNREHIVVTRDKNYNPKFPCTMAHSIENAIELVIDKESAFIIGGGEIYRQAMEFATDIELTRIHDSFEADTFFPPIDTNEWELVNEVHHPKDEKHQHDFTYLTYRRM is encoded by the coding sequence GTGAGGCGATTGATTATTATTGCAGCAGCTGGAGAGAACAACGCCCTAGGCATAAACAACGATCTTCCTTGGCATCTACCGGATGATTTTAAGCGTTTCAAAGCTTTGACCACTGGCCATAAAATTATTATGGGTCGTAAAACCTTAGAAAGTTTTCCAAAGGCACTACCAAATAGGGAACATATTGTAGTTACAAGAGATAAAAATTACAACCCTAAATTTCCCTGTACAATGGCACATTCAATAGAGAATGCTATAGAATTAGTAATAGATAAAGAGTCTGCATTTATTATCGGGGGTGGCGAAATCTATAGACAAGCTATGGAATTTGCAACAGATATTGAGTTAACAAGAATTCATGATTCTTTTGAAGCTGATACTTTTTTTCCACCAATTGATACAAACGAGTGGGAACTGGTCAATGAAGTTCACCATCCAAAAGACGAGAAACATCAACATGATTTTACTTACCTCACCTATCGTAGAATGTAA
- a CDS encoding aminotransferase class V-fold PLP-dependent enzyme, translating to MQNLRKKFPVLKQCIYANTAATGLLYEDLLEWRQEHDLDYLIGGSEMKMKSFEDMSNVRDAVGDFFSCKTENVALVPNFTLGLNMLLEGLPKKQNILLLKDDYPSLNWPFETRDFNREYVEIGEKLEERIYEKIQTGKIDVLALSIVQWVNGIKIDLDFLKKLKNDFKNLLIIADGTQFCGTQEFNFQDSGIDVLGASSYKWLLSGYGNGFVLVKEGAKERFDLKFIGNGSVDREIDKRDDIPFCKYLEPGHLDSFNFGSLQFSLNFLKNIGMNHISTQMEKLSSKAKAEFSTLNLLEKSVVHRNQHSTIFNIKGDNQLFKKLEEQNVVCALRGNGIRLSFHFYNTENEIDAIVDMLKP from the coding sequence ATGCAAAACTTAAGAAAGAAATTCCCTGTTTTAAAGCAATGCATATACGCGAATACTGCAGCAACCGGTCTATTATATGAAGATCTCTTGGAATGGAGGCAAGAACATGATTTAGATTATCTGATCGGAGGGAGTGAGATGAAAATGAAGAGTTTTGAGGATATGTCGAATGTAAGGGATGCAGTAGGTGATTTTTTTAGTTGTAAAACAGAAAATGTTGCATTGGTGCCCAATTTTACTTTAGGTCTTAATATGCTCCTAGAGGGATTGCCAAAGAAACAAAACATACTTCTTTTAAAGGATGATTATCCATCTTTAAATTGGCCTTTTGAGACTAGGGATTTTAATAGAGAATATGTTGAAATTGGTGAAAAACTGGAGGAGAGAATCTACGAGAAGATACAGACGGGAAAAATTGATGTCTTGGCACTGAGTATTGTACAATGGGTGAACGGTATCAAGATAGATCTAGATTTTCTGAAGAAACTTAAAAACGATTTTAAAAACCTATTGATTATTGCTGACGGCACTCAATTCTGTGGTACACAAGAATTCAATTTTCAAGATTCTGGTATAGATGTTTTGGGAGCAAGCTCATATAAATGGTTGTTGTCTGGTTATGGTAATGGGTTTGTTTTGGTTAAGGAAGGAGCTAAAGAACGTTTTGATCTTAAATTTATAGGAAATGGTTCTGTGGATAGAGAGATTGATAAAAGAGACGATATCCCTTTCTGTAAATATTTAGAGCCAGGGCATTTGGACTCATTCAACTTTGGAAGCCTACAATTTTCATTGAATTTTTTGAAGAACATTGGTATGAATCATATTTCAACCCAAATGGAAAAATTGTCATCCAAAGCCAAAGCAGAATTTTCCACATTGAATCTTTTGGAAAAAAGTGTTGTGCACAGAAACCAACATAGTACCATCTTTAACATTAAGGGAGATAACCAACTTTTTAAAAAGCTTGAGGAACAAAATGTTGTTTGTGCGTTACGGGGTAACGGTATTCGCTTAAGTTTTCACTTCTATAACACGGAAAATGAGATTGATGCAATTGTGGATATGCTAAAACCCTAA
- the egtB gene encoding ergothioneine biosynthesis protein EgtB produces MILTDSLLDSFLETRKHSEDICQPLEIEDYVVQPVIDVSPPKWHLGHTTWFFEEFVLKPYAKNYTLFDEDFSFVFNSYYETVGKRVVRSDRGNLSRPSVKKVYEYRKYVTEGIKKFLETSQNEEVNSILEIGIHHEKQHQELLLTDIKYILGNNPLLPVYSKTFEDYPIESHRQDWIAVEEGIYEIGHNSNDFCFDNELGRHKVYLHPYEISNKLVTNREFIEFIKAGGYQRFDIWHAEGWDWVTQNQIVAPFYWHNIDGEWHNYTAQGLQKVKEEAPLTHISYFEAFAFAQWKGLRLPTEFEWEAAQTFFPWGKRWEWTESAYLPYPNYQKADGALGEYNGKFMVSQKVLRGGSVATPIKHTRHTYRNFFHPQLRWQFTGLRLAK; encoded by the coding sequence ATGATTCTTACCGATTCCCTCTTGGATTCCTTTTTGGAAACCAGAAAACATTCCGAAGATATCTGTCAACCTTTAGAAATTGAAGACTATGTAGTTCAACCTGTGATAGATGTAAGTCCACCTAAATGGCACTTGGGGCACACCACCTGGTTTTTTGAGGAATTTGTTCTAAAACCCTATGCCAAGAATTACACCTTGTTTGATGAAGATTTTTCTTTTGTCTTCAATAGTTATTATGAAACCGTTGGAAAAAGAGTGGTCCGTTCAGACAGAGGGAACTTATCCAGGCCATCCGTAAAAAAGGTTTATGAGTATAGGAAATATGTTACCGAGGGTATTAAAAAGTTTTTGGAAACAAGCCAAAACGAAGAGGTCAATTCTATTCTAGAAATAGGTATCCACCATGAAAAGCAACACCAAGAACTGTTATTGACGGATATTAAATACATCCTGGGAAACAACCCATTACTGCCTGTATATTCAAAAACATTTGAAGATTATCCTATTGAAAGCCACCGGCAAGATTGGATTGCTGTGGAAGAAGGAATTTATGAGATAGGGCATAATTCCAATGATTTCTGTTTTGACAATGAATTGGGAAGACACAAAGTATATCTGCACCCCTATGAAATTTCCAACAAATTGGTTACCAATAGAGAGTTTATTGAGTTTATTAAAGCAGGAGGCTACCAACGTTTTGACATTTGGCATGCCGAAGGATGGGATTGGGTGACCCAAAATCAAATTGTTGCACCTTTCTACTGGCATAACATTGATGGAGAGTGGCACAACTACACTGCCCAAGGTCTTCAAAAAGTAAAAGAAGAAGCCCCATTAACCCATATTTCTTATTTTGAGGCTTTTGCCTTTGCACAATGGAAAGGGTTAAGGCTGCCAACAGAATTTGAATGGGAAGCCGCCCAAACATTTTTTCCATGGGGCAAACGTTGGGAATGGACTGAAAGCGCCTATCTTCCCTACCCCAATTATCAAAAAGCAGATGGTGCTCTAGGTGAATACAATGGTAAGTTCATGGTTAGCCAAAAAGTACTGAGAGGAGGCTCTGTAGCAACACCCATAAAGCATACAAGACATACCTATAGAAATTTTTTCCACCCCCAATTAAGATGGCAATTTACCGGTTTAAGGTTAGCCAAATAA
- a CDS encoding L-histidine N(alpha)-methyltransferase: protein MQNNEVTTFASTFEQEVYEGLTAYPKHLSSKYFYDEIGDKLFQDIMAMPEYYLTDCEFNILEENKAEIAKLFGKSGEPFSLFELGAGDGKKTKILLRYFTENNISFDYRPIDISQNALDQLEESLSKEIPEVEINTLQGTYFDTLRDIDNANGRKKVILFLGSNIGNLLHPQAIEFLRNMRDSINEEDLIFMGFDQKKNPQTILDAYNDKTGITEAFNKNILARINKEMGGNFNLDKFLHWEVYDPETGTAKSYLVSKEEQSVWIESLELEIRLKAWETIHTEISQKYDDVIVEWLAEKADLKIVTEFTDTEQQYKNYVFKK, encoded by the coding sequence ATGCAAAACAATGAAGTAACAACCTTTGCCTCAACTTTTGAGCAAGAGGTCTATGAAGGGTTAACCGCATATCCCAAGCATTTGTCTTCCAAATATTTTTATGATGAAATAGGCGACAAATTGTTTCAAGATATTATGGCCATGCCCGAATACTATCTCACGGATTGTGAGTTTAACATTCTTGAAGAAAACAAAGCTGAAATTGCAAAACTTTTTGGAAAAAGTGGCGAACCTTTTAGTCTTTTTGAATTAGGGGCGGGAGATGGAAAAAAGACAAAGATTTTACTGCGCTATTTTACAGAAAATAATATCTCTTTTGATTATAGACCTATTGATATCAGTCAAAACGCACTTGATCAATTGGAAGAATCCTTAAGTAAGGAAATCCCAGAAGTTGAAATAAATACCCTGCAAGGCACTTATTTTGACACTTTGAGAGATATTGACAATGCCAACGGAAGAAAAAAGGTAATTCTATTTCTTGGCTCTAACATCGGCAATCTCTTACATCCTCAAGCTATAGAGTTCTTAAGAAATATGAGGGATTCTATAAATGAAGAAGATTTGATCTTTATGGGATTTGATCAGAAAAAAAATCCACAGACCATATTGGACGCTTATAACGACAAAACGGGCATTACCGAAGCTTTCAACAAAAATATTCTAGCCCGCATCAATAAAGAAATGGGCGGAAACTTTAATTTGGACAAGTTTTTACATTGGGAAGTATATGATCCAGAAACAGGAACCGCCAAGAGTTATTTGGTGTCAAAAGAAGAGCAAAGCGTTTGGATTGAAAGTTTGGAGCTAGAAATACGTCTTAAAGCATGGGAAACCATTCATACTGAAATTTCCCAAAAATACGATGATGTTATTGTGGAATGGTTGGCAGAAAAAGCCGACCTAAAAATAGTCACAGAATTCACCGATACTGAACAACAGTATAAAAATTATGTTTTTAAAAAATAG
- a CDS encoding 2TM domain-containing protein, with the protein MLSRKKEQNPVDIEQHELLENAQKRIRQKKRLFSHFVLFLIGSVFLVLINKILKYGEAYDWFIWAILLWAFLFIIHAFNVFVTHKFMGQNWERQQREKLVSKQKSRIAEIQKEIDTDFPLSKINKKKDL; encoded by the coding sequence ATGTTATCAAGAAAGAAAGAACAAAACCCTGTTGATATTGAACAGCATGAACTTTTGGAAAATGCCCAAAAGCGAATTCGTCAAAAAAAAAGACTGTTTTCCCATTTTGTACTTTTTCTAATAGGTAGTGTTTTTCTTGTCTTAATCAATAAAATCCTAAAGTACGGTGAAGCCTACGATTGGTTTATTTGGGCCATTCTTTTATGGGCATTTTTGTTCATAATACATGCATTCAATGTTTTTGTTACCCATAAGTTCATGGGACAAAATTGGGAGAGACAACAGCGAGAAAAATTGGTGAGCAAACAAAAGAGCCGTATTGCAGAAATTCAAAAGGAAATTGATACCGATTTCCCACTTTCTAAAATCAATAAAAAAAAAGATTTGTGA
- a CDS encoding OmpH family outer membrane protein, with product MKNVKKIAVALVLFVAATSFVNAQSKVAHINVQQLLSEMPEMKAAQAELKKLQETYRADIESSMTELKNKYTQYSNEATSKSEEENQKRAVELQGFEKNIQEAEQAAVQEMQKKQQELFAPISDKAKTAIEKVAAAQGFDYVVDASPGLSLIVAKGKDLLPSVKQELGF from the coding sequence ATGAAAAATGTAAAGAAAATCGCTGTAGCCTTAGTATTATTTGTGGCGGCTACTAGTTTTGTAAACGCGCAGAGCAAGGTTGCCCACATCAATGTGCAGCAATTATTGTCTGAAATGCCGGAGATGAAAGCCGCGCAAGCAGAACTTAAAAAATTACAGGAAACCTATAGAGCCGACATAGAGAGTTCCATGACCGAACTTAAAAATAAATACACTCAATACTCTAATGAGGCTACCTCTAAATCAGAAGAAGAAAACCAAAAAAGAGCTGTTGAACTTCAAGGTTTTGAAAAAAACATCCAAGAAGCTGAACAAGCTGCAGTTCAGGAGATGCAAAAGAAACAACAAGAATTGTTTGCCCCTATCTCTGACAAAGCAAAAACAGCTATTGAAAAGGTTGCTGCTGCCCAAGGTTTTGATTACGTAGTGGATGCCAGTCCAGGACTTAGTCTTATTGTAGCCAAAGGAAAAGACTTATTGCCTTCAGTAAAACAAGAACTAGGATTCTAA
- a CDS encoding energy transducer TonB: MKKLLFLGFIFCFHTAIAQQQYRYKVNEVDELPIINKIECQIPASLECFTLQLNAHIATNFQYPAEALEKEITGKAYVQFLVDSLGMISKIQVRSMEKSFEEESIRIMKTLPQIVPAKKNGKPVAFSHSFPIVFNLKMEKEPVLERIPPIACEDAAVPPVFIGCRKSKNGKKCFEERLFELITKSKKLYLGDGEKFSGKVSVYFEINKDGIISNAIAVTTFPEAKKAVENYLTSKEVILEPAKNKEQLPIDSYFKTDFNLLAVGRTSNR; this comes from the coding sequence ATGAAAAAGCTACTTTTTTTGGGTTTTATTTTTTGCTTTCATACTGCTATTGCACAACAACAGTATAGGTACAAAGTTAATGAAGTGGATGAACTTCCTATTATTAACAAAATCGAATGCCAAATTCCTGCTTCGCTAGAATGTTTCACCCTACAGTTAAATGCCCATATCGCGACCAACTTTCAGTATCCTGCAGAAGCCCTAGAAAAGGAAATAACCGGAAAAGCGTATGTGCAGTTTTTAGTTGACTCGTTGGGAATGATTTCCAAAATTCAAGTCAGATCCATGGAAAAATCTTTTGAAGAGGAGAGTATTCGAATCATGAAGACTCTACCTCAAATAGTTCCTGCTAAAAAAAATGGAAAACCTGTTGCATTTTCTCATAGTTTTCCCATAGTGTTCAACCTGAAAATGGAAAAAGAGCCTGTATTGGAGAGAATTCCGCCAATAGCCTGTGAAGACGCTGCTGTTCCTCCAGTTTTTATTGGGTGTAGAAAATCCAAAAATGGAAAAAAATGCTTTGAGGAAAGGCTTTTTGAGCTTATTACCAAGTCCAAAAAACTCTATTTAGGGGATGGTGAAAAATTTAGCGGTAAAGTCAGCGTCTATTTTGAAATCAACAAAGACGGAATTATTTCAAACGCTATTGCAGTAACCACCTTTCCGGAAGCCAAAAAAGCTGTCGAAAATTATCTTACCTCAAAAGAAGTAATACTAGAGCCTGCAAAAAACAAAGAACAACTACCTATAGATTCTTATTTTAAAACTGATTTCAATTTACTTGCGGTTGGACGAACATCTAACCGCTGA
- the murI gene encoding glutamate racemase: MQQPIGIFDSGIGGTSIWKEIQKLLPNENTIYLADSKNAPYGAKSKEEILELSIKNTELLLQKNCKLIVVACNTATTNAIDYLRANYKVPFIGIEPAIKPAALHTKTRKIGILATKGTLSSSLFHSTSKMFAEGITVLEQEGTGLVELIEAGEVNSKATKELLKRYIDPMLAEDIDCLVLGCTHYPYLIPVLRKLLSQRITIIDSGEAVARQTNAILIKNQLLAQEGSRANHMFFSNSNVDVLKSLVDDTDVEVDYLDF; encoded by the coding sequence ATGCAACAGCCCATTGGGATTTTTGATTCAGGTATTGGAGGAACATCTATTTGGAAGGAAATACAGAAGTTACTTCCTAATGAAAACACCATTTACCTTGCCGATAGTAAGAATGCCCCATATGGTGCCAAATCTAAAGAGGAAATTTTAGAGCTTAGTATAAAAAATACGGAGCTTTTACTTCAAAAAAATTGTAAGTTGATTGTAGTTGCCTGTAACACTGCTACCACAAATGCCATTGATTATTTACGTGCTAATTATAAAGTTCCGTTCATAGGAATAGAACCCGCCATAAAACCAGCTGCACTGCACACAAAAACAAGAAAAATAGGGATTTTGGCAACCAAAGGGACCTTGTCCAGTAGTCTGTTTCATAGTACCTCAAAAATGTTTGCCGAAGGTATTACGGTACTGGAACAAGAAGGTACTGGTTTGGTTGAATTGATTGAAGCGGGGGAAGTCAACTCAAAAGCAACAAAAGAGCTTTTAAAGAGGTACATAGACCCAATGTTGGCAGAAGATATTGATTGCCTTGTTTTAGGTTGTACCCATTACCCTTATCTAATACCTGTACTTAGGAAACTTCTTTCGCAAAGGATAACTATAATAGATTCTGGAGAGGCCGTGGCACGACAAACAAACGCAATATTGATTAAAAACCAGTTATTGGCTCAAGAAGGAAGCCGCGCCAATCATATGTTCTTCTCCAATTCAAATGTAGACGTACTTAAAAGTTTGGTAGATGATACAGATGTTGAAGTGGACTATCTAGATTTCTAG
- a CDS encoding isoamylase early set domain-containing protein, with translation MAIKKQYLKSKPVCKVTFTVPAEEAKKVAVVGDFNNWNPKGSTLKKLKNGTFKGTFELPKENTYEFRYLVDGSYINDTDADRFQWNDYAGTENAVLEI, from the coding sequence ATGGCGATAAAAAAACAATACCTTAAAAGCAAGCCTGTTTGTAAAGTTACATTCACTGTGCCTGCAGAAGAAGCAAAGAAAGTAGCAGTAGTTGGCGATTTCAACAATTGGAACCCAAAAGGAAGTACTTTGAAAAAGTTGAAAAACGGAACATTCAAAGGAACGTTTGAACTGCCTAAAGAAAATACATATGAGTTTAGATACTTGGTAGATGGATCATATATTAATGATACAGACGCTGACCGTTTTCAATGGAACGATTATGCTGGAACAGAAAATGCCGTTCTAGAGATATAA
- a CDS encoding response regulator transcription factor, with protein sequence MKKVLIVEDDIEIIRLLEIHLKDLGCQVITANRGDVGLRKAINENPDLVILDVMLPEMDGIEICQKIRANNIKSPIMMLTARSEEIDKVLGLEVGADDYLTKPFSVREFIARVKAIFRRQKMDIMEPSSEKNAKLMEFDILSIDIDMRKVLLDGKKIELSPKEFELLVLLSSNPGKSYDRTKLLNMIWGYDFKGYEHTVNSHINRLRSKIEPDMSNPKFILTTWGVGYKFNEELMEA encoded by the coding sequence ATGAAAAAAGTATTGATTGTTGAGGATGATATTGAAATCATCCGACTTTTAGAAATACACCTTAAAGATTTGGGCTGTCAGGTTATAACAGCCAATAGAGGTGATGTTGGGTTGAGAAAGGCAATCAATGAAAATCCAGACTTGGTTATTCTAGATGTAATGCTTCCAGAAATGGACGGAATTGAAATCTGCCAGAAGATTAGAGCGAACAATATTAAATCACCTATTATGATGCTTACTGCTCGTTCTGAAGAGATAGATAAGGTATTGGGATTGGAAGTGGGTGCTGATGATTATTTAACGAAGCCATTTAGCGTTCGTGAGTTTATTGCCCGAGTGAAAGCTATTTTCAGAAGACAGAAGATGGATATTATGGAACCATCTTCGGAGAAAAACGCCAAATTGATGGAATTTGATATACTTTCCATAGATATAGATATGCGCAAGGTGCTTTTAGATGGCAAGAAAATAGAACTTTCTCCCAAAGAATTTGAACTCCTGGTGCTTTTGTCCTCCAACCCCGGTAAGAGCTATGATCGCACAAAATTATTGAACATGATTTGGGGGTATGATTTTAAAGGATATGAGCATACAGTAAATTCCCATATTAATCGTCTACGTTCTAAAATTGAACCAGACATGAGCAATCCAAAATTTATTTTGACCACATGGGGAGTAGGATATAAATTCAATGAAGAGCTTATGGAAGCCTAA